One region of Propionispora vibrioides genomic DNA includes:
- a CDS encoding putative manganese-dependent inorganic diphosphatase: MSKPIYIIGHRNPDTDSICSAIGYAFLKEALGADVIAARAGKINTETKFVLETLGVEPPKLISDLYPRVKDVMSYNSVSIHPKATLRELGNSMKQNKLKSIAVIDDEQKLVGVVSAGDLANRYFEEVEMQDLAQGEVDFYGVQRALDGEVICGKNLERKVEGEVRIAAARIFTILNIACPGDIMLVSNNFDAQMACIQKGVACLIVTSERAVEEEVIDAANKQGVIIIRSPYDTYTCARLINQSIPVRMIMQKKIISFRSDDLLSDVKKVMASTNYRSYPVLDHGKLIGYITRDHLLNKTKEKVILVDHNEQSQAVEGIEEAKIIEIIDHHRLGGLRTSEPIFIRHEPVGCTATIVANMLWHRDVEIPPKIAGLLMAAIISDTMLFKSPTATPKDRDTAEKLAVLAGLNLEEFGMAVLRAGTRLGDMTVSELLRYDVKEFQIGEYRVAVAQLSVLDPEEILGAREQIEEDMESMCHRGHYDIVLFMITDIIKEGTYLLYSGKQSVLIAEAFGSGEGEELLYLPGVMSRKKQIIPPLSEAAREKFL, encoded by the coding sequence TTGTCTAAACCAATTTATATAATAGGGCACCGCAATCCGGATACCGATTCCATATGCTCGGCGATTGGCTATGCATTTCTAAAGGAAGCTTTAGGAGCCGATGTTATTGCGGCAAGGGCCGGAAAAATCAATACGGAAACCAAGTTTGTCCTGGAGACGCTCGGCGTGGAACCGCCTAAGCTGATCAGCGATCTATACCCACGGGTAAAAGATGTAATGAGCTATAACAGTGTTTCGATTCACCCCAAAGCAACGCTGCGTGAACTGGGTAATAGTATGAAGCAAAACAAACTGAAATCAATTGCCGTTATTGACGATGAGCAGAAACTGGTGGGTGTAGTTTCTGCCGGTGATCTGGCTAACCGGTATTTCGAAGAAGTGGAAATGCAAGATTTGGCACAAGGCGAAGTTGATTTCTATGGTGTACAGCGAGCACTTGACGGGGAAGTCATTTGCGGTAAGAATTTGGAACGCAAGGTGGAAGGCGAAGTCCGCATTGCAGCAGCCAGGATTTTTACCATCTTGAATATTGCCTGTCCGGGCGATATTATGCTGGTATCCAATAATTTTGACGCCCAAATGGCGTGCATCCAAAAAGGGGTTGCCTGCCTGATTGTGACCAGTGAGCGGGCGGTGGAAGAAGAAGTAATCGACGCAGCCAACAAGCAGGGCGTCATTATTATCCGTTCGCCCTATGATACATACACTTGCGCCCGGTTGATCAACCAGAGTATACCGGTTCGGATGATTATGCAGAAGAAAATCATATCCTTCCGGTCCGACGACCTGTTAAGCGATGTGAAAAAGGTCATGGCCAGCACCAATTACCGAAGTTATCCCGTGCTGGATCATGGAAAGCTGATTGGCTATATTACCAGAGATCATCTGCTTAACAAGACTAAGGAGAAAGTCATTCTAGTCGATCATAATGAACAGAGTCAAGCGGTGGAGGGAATCGAGGAAGCTAAAATTATTGAAATTATTGACCATCACCGTCTTGGCGGGCTGCGGACAAGTGAACCGATTTTTATCCGTCATGAACCGGTGGGCTGCACGGCTACTATTGTTGCCAACATGCTGTGGCATCGTGACGTTGAAATTCCTCCGAAGATTGCCGGACTTTTAATGGCAGCCATTATTTCTGACACTATGTTGTTTAAATCACCGACCGCCACGCCGAAAGACCGGGATACAGCGGAGAAATTGGCTGTGTTGGCCGGACTTAATCTGGAGGAGTTTGGCATGGCCGTGCTGCGGGCCGGTACCAGGCTGGGCGATATGACGGTTTCGGAGTTGCTGCGTTATGATGTAAAGGAATTCCAGATCGGTGAATACCGCGTGGCTGTAGCTCAGTTGTCGGTGCTTGACCCGGAAGAAATTCTGGGAGCCAGGGAACAGATTGAAGAGGATATGGAAAGCATGTGCCACCGGGGGCATTATGACATTGTGTTGTTCATGATCACCGATATTATTAAAGAAGGAACTTATCTGTTATATAGCGGTAAGCAGAGTGTACTGATTGCGGAAGCTTTCGGCAGTGGCGAGGGCGAGGAACTACTTTACCTGCCGGGCGTCATGTCCCGGAAAAAACAAATTATTCCGCCGTTGTCGGAGGCGGCCAGGGAAAAGTTTTTGTAA
- the ligA gene encoding NAD-dependent DNA ligase LigA, whose protein sequence is MPNDKLPGTLPEAEREAAFLREQIQYHTHRYYVLDEPEISDPEFDKLMRRLLRLEEAFPSLVTPASPTQRVGGVPAEGFTRVAHLTPMRSLGNTFSESELLAFHQRVVSGLDGKPEAEIEYVVELKIDGLAIDLVYENGHLLRGATRGDGTEGEDVTGNIRTVRAIPLLLRAEQQPLPPVLEVRGEIYMPRREFDRLNLERREAGEPELANPRNAAAGSLRQLDPRMTAKRALDAFIYGIGVHEGIELETHAETLQYLAALGLKVNPYYKVCSTMQEVIDYCLSWTEKRGELPYDIDGMVIKVNSLADQERLGYTAKDPRWAIAYKFPTEQAVTTVEDIFVGVGRTGVLTPTAILRPVRVAGSTVSRATLHNQDFIEEKDIRVGDTVIIHKAGEVIPEVVSVIKEKRSGQEMPFVMPAQCPECFSPVVRQEGEAAHKCTNPQCPALIREGLIHFVSRDAMNIDGLGPSILTALLEAELVNDVADLYRVTVEKLVPIERLGQKSAQNLVNAIEKSKSAGLARLLFALGIRYVGVKAAGILARHFGSMEAVRAASAEELRELDEIGEKIAESVVAYFAVPDNIALLEKLAAAGVKMTEDVVKTDKKLIFTKQTFVLTGTLPTMTRQEAAALIESFGGKVSGSVSKKTDYVLAGAEAGGKLEKAQTLGVTILDEDQFLRLCAGAED, encoded by the coding sequence ATGCCTAATGATAAATTACCGGGCACGTTGCCGGAAGCCGAACGTGAGGCGGCGTTCTTACGGGAGCAGATTCAGTACCATACACACCGTTATTATGTGCTGGATGAGCCTGAAATCAGCGATCCTGAATTTGATAAGCTCATGCGGCGCTTGCTGCGTCTGGAAGAGGCTTTTCCCAGCCTGGTAACCCCGGCTTCGCCGACCCAGCGAGTGGGGGGCGTACCGGCCGAAGGCTTTACCCGTGTTGCCCATCTCACCCCCATGCGCAGCCTGGGCAATACTTTTTCCGAAAGTGAACTATTGGCTTTTCATCAGCGTGTTGTCAGTGGTCTTGACGGTAAACCGGAAGCAGAAATTGAATATGTGGTAGAACTCAAAATAGACGGTTTGGCCATTGACCTGGTCTATGAGAACGGGCATTTGCTGCGGGGGGCCACCCGGGGAGATGGTACCGAGGGCGAGGATGTGACCGGTAATATCCGTACGGTGCGCGCTATTCCCTTGCTGCTGCGGGCAGAGCAGCAACCCCTGCCGCCCGTACTGGAGGTGCGGGGAGAAATCTACATGCCCCGCCGTGAATTTGACCGCCTGAACCTGGAGCGCCGCGAAGCCGGTGAACCGGAGTTGGCTAATCCGCGCAATGCCGCCGCCGGATCGCTGCGTCAGCTTGATCCGCGGATGACAGCCAAACGGGCGTTGGATGCATTTATTTACGGCATTGGTGTGCATGAGGGTATCGAACTGGAAACTCATGCGGAGACCTTGCAATATTTAGCCGCTCTGGGTCTAAAGGTCAATCCCTATTATAAAGTTTGTAGCACCATGCAGGAAGTGATCGACTACTGTTTGAGCTGGACGGAAAAACGTGGAGAGCTGCCTTATGACATTGACGGAATGGTCATCAAGGTAAATTCCTTGGCTGATCAGGAACGGCTGGGTTATACTGCCAAGGACCCTCGTTGGGCCATTGCCTATAAGTTTCCCACCGAACAGGCCGTTACTACCGTGGAGGATATCTTTGTGGGCGTGGGCCGGACGGGCGTGCTGACGCCGACAGCCATTCTGCGCCCCGTGAGGGTTGCCGGATCGACAGTGAGCCGTGCCACCTTGCACAATCAGGATTTTATTGAGGAAAAGGACATTCGTGTTGGCGATACCGTTATTATCCATAAAGCCGGTGAGGTTATCCCCGAGGTGGTTTCGGTAATCAAGGAAAAACGCAGTGGTCAGGAGATGCCCTTTGTTATGCCGGCACAATGTCCGGAATGTTTTTCGCCGGTGGTGCGGCAAGAGGGCGAGGCGGCGCACAAGTGTACCAATCCGCAGTGTCCGGCGCTTATTCGTGAAGGGCTGATCCACTTTGTCTCCCGGGATGCCATGAATATCGACGGGCTGGGACCTTCGATTTTAACTGCCCTGCTGGAGGCAGAGCTGGTGAATGACGTGGCTGATTTGTATAGGGTAACCGTCGAAAAGCTGGTGCCCATAGAGCGGTTAGGGCAGAAGTCGGCCCAGAATCTGGTCAATGCCATTGAAAAGAGCAAAAGCGCCGGACTGGCAAGATTACTCTTTGCCTTGGGTATACGCTATGTGGGAGTTAAAGCTGCCGGTATTTTGGCCAGGCATTTCGGCAGTATGGAAGCTGTCCGGGCCGCCAGTGCCGAGGAACTTCGCGAATTGGATGAGATCGGGGAAAAAATAGCCGAAAGTGTGGTGGCTTATTTTGCCGTGCCGGACAATATTGCTCTCTTGGAAAAGTTGGCCGCTGCCGGCGTGAAAATGACGGAAGATGTGGTGAAAACAGATAAAAAGCTGATTTTTACCAAGCAAACCTTTGTCTTGACCGGCACACTGCCTACCATGACCAGGCAGGAAGCGGCGGCACTCATTGAAAGCTTCGGCGGCAAAGTGTCAGGGTCGGTCAGCAAAAAAACCGATTATGTCCTGGCAGGCGCAGAAGCCGGTGGAAAATTAGAAAAGGCGCAGACCTTGGGCGTCACCATTCTTGATGAAGACCAATTCCTGCGCCTGTGTGCCGGGGCAGAGGATTAA
- a CDS encoding GTPase: MHKVYAIIGPPASGKSSIVKSLYDQYEIPALVSHTTRAPKAGERQGIDYYFTDKTEFTQTAFLEKVNYSGAYYGLSKEEVTNKVSSYPVSVVDVSLAGFEQLKKILGERVESIYVLVDKDTILNRYILQGADLEDIKKRLDYAELSGEFNNWQMADHVVKNTGTMANAVRQILAIMDLVSFKKREE, from the coding sequence ATGCATAAGGTGTATGCTATTATTGGGCCGCCGGCATCAGGAAAAAGCTCAATTGTCAAAAGCTTGTACGACCAATATGAGATTCCGGCACTGGTCAGCCATACGACGAGAGCGCCCAAAGCAGGAGAGCGGCAAGGCATCGACTACTATTTTACTGATAAAACCGAATTTACGCAGACGGCCTTTTTAGAAAAGGTGAACTATTCCGGAGCCTACTACGGACTGAGCAAGGAAGAAGTGACCAATAAAGTGAGCAGTTATCCTGTCTCGGTGGTCGATGTTAGTCTGGCCGGGTTTGAACAACTGAAAAAGATTCTGGGCGAACGGGTGGAATCCATTTATGTTTTAGTCGATAAAGATACGATTTTAAACCGGTACATTCTGCAGGGCGCCGATCTGGAAGATATTAAAAAGCGGCTTGATTATGCCGAACTTAGTGGTGAGTTTAATAACTGGCAGATGGCCGATCATGTGGTAAAGAACACGGGAACGATGGCTAATGCGGTAAGACAGATTTTAGCGATTATGGATCTGGTAAGCTTTAAAAAACGAGAAGAGTAA
- a CDS encoding divergent polysaccharide deacetylase family protein translates to MRRRTRIVWIGGILCFICLAGFLYFQNSHQRQQDKSYEIKRSGAGGTVDFSATAHKIHVAVNNALAAAGLQAEAEQEGEQRTKLQGTEGAVSWSQRKALVKVADEATAKKLETALAEAVQSIPAKIIERKADQYQGYEATRLDIGLQSKVDNETITCITDQLYLVNMPKPQVKATEPQPKPTRARMAIVVDDFGYAREPITAYATIDRPLTFAILPYRMYSNEAAQAGSRSDRQLILHLPMEPLAASEQSEATTITVQMSDEEIRNTADQAIRSIPGIIGVNNHQGSRATADKRVMSQVLGVVKEHGLFFLDSRTTSKSVAIDVAGPLGIRTTSNDLFLDNNNEVDAIKQQIRTAANMALRYGAVTVIGHARLHTATAIKEMIPELEAKGIRLVFASELLS, encoded by the coding sequence ATGAGACGCAGGACACGTATAGTATGGATCGGCGGAATTTTATGCTTCATTTGCCTTGCCGGGTTTCTTTATTTCCAGAATAGTCACCAGCGGCAGCAAGATAAGTCCTATGAAATAAAAAGGTCAGGAGCTGGCGGTACAGTGGACTTTTCGGCAACTGCCCATAAGATTCACGTGGCCGTGAACAATGCCCTTGCCGCCGCGGGTCTGCAGGCTGAGGCCGAGCAGGAAGGCGAGCAGCGGACAAAGCTGCAGGGAACCGAAGGAGCTGTTAGCTGGTCACAGCGTAAGGCCCTGGTTAAAGTTGCCGACGAAGCGACGGCGAAAAAGCTGGAGACGGCCTTGGCAGAGGCGGTACAAAGCATTCCGGCTAAAATCATTGAACGAAAGGCCGACCAATATCAAGGATATGAGGCTACTCGTTTGGATATTGGTTTGCAAAGCAAGGTGGATAACGAAACAATTACCTGCATTACCGATCAGCTTTATTTGGTTAATATGCCAAAACCGCAGGTTAAAGCAACTGAACCACAGCCAAAACCGACCAGGGCGCGGATGGCGATCGTTGTTGATGATTTTGGTTACGCCCGGGAGCCGATCACGGCCTATGCAACCATTGACCGTCCGTTGACTTTTGCCATTTTGCCTTATCGGATGTATAGCAATGAAGCGGCACAAGCAGGCAGCCGGTCAGACCGGCAATTGATTTTGCATCTGCCGATGGAACCGCTGGCGGCCAGTGAACAATCTGAGGCCACCACAATTACCGTACAGATGAGTGATGAGGAAATACGGAATACGGCTGATCAGGCAATCCGTTCCATACCGGGAATTATCGGTGTAAACAATCATCAGGGTTCCAGAGCGACGGCTGATAAGCGGGTGATGAGCCAGGTTTTGGGTGTGGTCAAAGAACATGGTCTATTCTTTTTGGATAGCCGGACAACTAGTAAGTCGGTGGCGATAGACGTAGCCGGTCCCCTGGGGATAAGAACCACTTCTAATGATCTTTTCCTGGATAACAACAATGAAGTGGATGCCATAAAACAGCAAATTCGTACGGCGGCCAATATGGCACTGCGTTATGGCGCGGTTACTGTGATCGGTCATGCCCGCCTTCATACGGCCACCGCAATTAAGGAAATGATTCCGGAGCTGGAGGCCAAGGGAATCCGTCTGGTTTTTGCATCGGAACTGCTGTCTTAG
- a CDS encoding DUF2164 domain-containing protein, producing the protein MSEIKLGQEAETEVLRAIKEFFLTERDEELSDFQAAVLLDFMVRQIGPYFYNQAVADAQALMTKKVEELYGLEKRIDNKRGKK; encoded by the coding sequence TTGAGTGAGATTAAGCTGGGGCAAGAAGCGGAAACAGAAGTATTGCGTGCAATAAAGGAGTTCTTTCTTACCGAACGGGATGAAGAACTCAGTGATTTTCAGGCAGCGGTACTGCTGGACTTTATGGTGCGGCAGATCGGACCTTATTTTTACAATCAGGCGGTCGCCGATGCACAGGCGTTAATGACTAAAAAAGTAGAAGAGCTATATGGACTGGAAAAGCGGATTGACAATAAGCGCGGCAAAAAATAG
- a CDS encoding putative DNA modification/repair radical SAM protein has translation MENKLKLLGESAKYDVCASTSSQNNRFKNTAIGRSLPSGVCHSFTPDGRCISLFKVLLTNYCEKDCAYCPNRTARDIPRTAFRAEELAGLFMDFYRRNYVEGLFLSSGILHSTSRTMGEIIKVAELLRNHYRFGGYIHLKILPGSSESEIQAAAAVANRISLNMEAPTAVHLARLSHSKQFDAELLSGMSAISKQITATKGVTHSTQYIVGAAGESDRDIIGSVNRLYRDYRLQRAYFSAFQPVSGTPLADIAPAPLLRENRLYQSDFLLRFYNFTLDDLVFENDGNFDLQMDPKLAYALHHPDLFPLEINKASYHNLLKIPGIGPKSAATITKVRREHRFADPTELKHAGIVLKRALPFITVNGRYFGSFTMLSRPRKAVYEQLNLWGDSRDLLLTDTGFHH, from the coding sequence ATGGAAAATAAATTAAAGCTTTTAGGCGAAAGTGCCAAATATGATGTGTGCGCTTCCACCTCGTCCCAGAACAACCGGTTTAAAAACACCGCTATAGGACGCAGTCTGCCTAGCGGTGTCTGTCACTCGTTTACTCCGGACGGACGATGTATTTCCCTGTTCAAAGTATTATTAACCAATTATTGCGAGAAAGATTGCGCCTACTGCCCCAACCGGACAGCCCGCGATATTCCCCGAACCGCCTTCCGGGCGGAGGAACTGGCCGGTTTATTTATGGATTTCTATCGCCGTAACTATGTGGAAGGCCTGTTCTTGAGTTCCGGTATCCTTCATTCGACCTCACGCACGATGGGCGAAATAATCAAGGTTGCCGAACTGCTGCGCAATCATTATCGCTTTGGCGGTTACATTCATCTTAAAATACTGCCCGGTTCCAGCGAAAGTGAAATCCAGGCCGCCGCTGCGGTTGCCAATCGGATCTCCCTCAATATGGAAGCCCCGACAGCAGTCCATCTGGCCCGACTCAGCCACAGCAAACAATTTGACGCTGAACTGTTGTCAGGCATGTCCGCCATCAGCAAGCAAATAACAGCAACAAAAGGAGTAACCCATTCCACTCAATACATCGTAGGTGCTGCTGGTGAATCTGACCGGGATATTATAGGTTCTGTCAACCGGCTCTACCGTGATTATCGACTGCAGCGGGCTTACTTCAGCGCCTTCCAACCCGTAAGCGGTACACCGCTGGCCGATATTGCACCGGCTCCTTTATTGCGCGAAAACCGACTGTACCAATCGGATTTTCTGCTGCGTTTTTATAACTTTACCTTAGATGATCTGGTCTTTGAAAATGACGGCAACTTCGATCTGCAGATGGACCCCAAACTCGCTTATGCCCTGCACCATCCGGACCTGTTTCCGCTGGAAATTAACAAGGCCTCGTACCACAATCTGCTGAAAATTCCCGGCATTGGCCCCAAGTCAGCCGCTACCATCACCAAAGTACGCCGGGAGCATCGTTTTGCCGACCCAACAGAATTGAAGCATGCCGGTATTGTCCTAAAACGGGCTCTGCCATTTATCACTGTCAATGGCCGTTATTTCGGCAGTTTTACCATGCTTAGCCGGCCCCGCAAGGCGGTCTACGAACAACTTAATCTCTGGGGGGATTCCCGTGATCTTTTGCTCACCGACACCGGCTTCCATCATTAA
- the gatC gene encoding Asp-tRNA(Asn)/Glu-tRNA(Gln) amidotransferase subunit GatC has translation MKITRNDVEKVALLSRLDMPETELETFTGQLNAILEYADSLNKVDTSAIQPTAHVLPLKNVMRPDAVKTSLPRELALSNAPEQEDGYFKVPKIIEG, from the coding sequence ATGAAGATTACACGAAATGATGTGGAAAAAGTGGCGCTTCTTTCAAGATTGGACATGCCGGAAACTGAACTGGAAACCTTTACCGGCCAGCTCAATGCGATCCTGGAATATGCCGATTCACTGAATAAAGTGGATACGTCGGCTATTCAGCCGACGGCTCATGTGCTGCCTTTGAAAAATGTAATGCGGCCGGATGCGGTAAAAACCTCCCTGCCCCGTGAATTGGCTTTGTCTAATGCGCCGGAGCAAGAGGATGGTTACTTTAAAGTGCCGAAGATTATAGAAGGATAA
- a CDS encoding DUF4130 domain-containing protein, translating into MIFCSPTPASIIKAALLAKLHNDLPCIKGEETCLGLFALTESHDANRFSLRDLIEQLQLSCGLQADWLATDSVRTLLRHINANLRYGAADRSAVIFAAVEQALVYGPAYTLCGIGDISRIFVLRTRAVAHEIHRMTGFIRFSPGENNRTLIAVPQLFHQTADLILERLAARYPGHKLVFLLDDRALVLENKAITCESVDHYQPYVAQDNFKELWETYYRSQYITTRKNIKLASRVIPKKYWSWLAEGKILAQEAGESAKTAVPMQKPDGFPWPPAPESFP; encoded by the coding sequence GTGATCTTTTGCTCACCGACACCGGCTTCCATCATTAAGGCTGCATTGCTGGCAAAACTACATAACGACCTTCCCTGTATCAAAGGGGAAGAAACCTGTCTTGGTTTATTTGCCCTTACCGAAAGTCATGATGCCAACCGTTTTTCACTGCGTGATTTAATCGAACAACTGCAGTTGTCCTGCGGCCTTCAGGCCGATTGGCTTGCTACAGACTCCGTGCGAACCTTGCTTCGCCATATCAATGCCAATTTACGTTACGGCGCAGCCGACCGGTCGGCCGTGATCTTTGCCGCCGTGGAACAGGCACTTGTTTACGGGCCGGCCTATACTTTATGCGGCATTGGCGATATCAGCCGGATTTTCGTCCTGCGCACCCGCGCCGTTGCCCATGAAATACATCGGATGACCGGCTTTATCCGTTTTTCTCCCGGTGAGAATAACCGGACCTTAATCGCCGTACCTCAATTATTCCATCAAACAGCCGATTTAATTCTTGAAAGACTAGCCGCCCGCTATCCCGGTCACAAACTGGTTTTCCTCCTCGACGATCGAGCTCTCGTACTGGAAAATAAGGCAATCACCTGCGAGTCGGTTGACCACTATCAGCCCTATGTGGCCCAGGACAATTTTAAAGAACTGTGGGAGACTTACTACCGTTCTCAATATATCACGACCCGCAAAAATATCAAATTAGCCAGCCGGGTCATTCCTAAGAAATACTGGTCCTGGCTGGCTGAGGGAAAAATTCTTGCCCAGGAAGCCGGTGAGTCTGCTAAGACAGCAGTTCCGATGCAAAAACCAGACGGATTCCCTTGGCCTCCAGCTCCGGAATCATTTCCTTAA
- the pcrA gene encoding DNA helicase PcrA: MTNHIIDQLNPAQASAATHVSGPLLIMAGAGSGKTKVLTCRIAYLLQQGVAPWNILAITFTNKAAAEMKERVYNMVGSTARDIWLSTFHAFCARFLRMEIENLVRYKKNFVIYDSGDTQALVKMCLKELNLDEKQYTPGAIQSAISNAKNGLIDARKFAKEADTFYAQKVAEVYELYQQKLLNNNAVDFDDLLMLSVQLLEQNEEVREKYQQKFQYIMIDEYQDTNRAQYLLARFLAEKHRNICVVGDADQSIYAWRGADIRNIMDFEQDYPEAVTIKLEQNYRSTQTILDAANAVIENNTERKPKSLWTDNPKGDSISYYLAHDERDEAQFIADTMMTLNTAQHVSYGDMAVLYRTNAQSRVVEEAFMKAGIAYTMVGGLKFYDRKEIKDMLAYLKVIFNPADTISLLRIINVPRRGIGETSIARLNDYAVQHGMSLFDVISNPDLVPDLTARAKRPLENLAELIFNLMAAAGQLPVVQLIEKVMDETGYIAELEKEHTPQDEARLENLRELLSVAKEFAAGEEDNTLENFLSHVSLVSDIDTAELEEARVTLMTLHSAKGLEFPVVFLCGMEEGIFPHARTLMNESEIEEERRICYVGITRARRKLYLSNARMRTIYGRTTMYPPSRFLLEIPPQMLERQQRKMERYDSGYARQGSFGVQRTAMPAAAPPMVRQPLPQTGGQQTAANWQAGDKVQHGKWGIGTVVEVRGSGEGQELKIAFPNQGIKQLMTKFAPIYKV; the protein is encoded by the coding sequence ATGACGAACCATATTATTGATCAACTTAATCCCGCGCAGGCTTCGGCCGCAACACATGTTAGCGGTCCGCTGCTGATCATGGCCGGCGCCGGATCGGGAAAAACCAAGGTATTAACCTGCCGGATTGCCTATTTACTGCAGCAGGGGGTGGCACCCTGGAACATTCTGGCGATTACCTTTACCAATAAGGCGGCAGCTGAAATGAAAGAACGGGTGTACAACATGGTAGGCAGTACGGCCCGCGATATCTGGCTGAGCACCTTTCACGCCTTTTGTGCCCGGTTTCTGCGCATGGAAATCGAGAACCTGGTAAGATACAAGAAGAATTTTGTTATTTATGACAGCGGCGATACACAGGCGCTGGTTAAGATGTGCCTGAAAGAACTGAATCTGGATGAAAAACAGTATACGCCGGGGGCGATTCAGTCGGCAATTTCCAATGCGAAAAACGGGCTGATTGATGCCCGGAAATTTGCCAAAGAAGCTGATACCTTCTATGCGCAGAAAGTAGCTGAAGTATACGAATTATACCAGCAGAAGCTGCTTAACAATAACGCTGTGGATTTTGATGATTTACTGATGCTGTCGGTGCAGCTCTTGGAGCAAAACGAGGAAGTCCGGGAAAAATATCAGCAGAAATTCCAGTACATCATGATTGACGAATATCAGGATACAAACCGTGCCCAGTATTTGCTGGCTCGCTTCCTGGCTGAAAAGCACCGGAATATCTGCGTAGTTGGTGATGCAGACCAAAGTATTTATGCTTGGCGGGGCGCCGATATCCGCAATATTATGGATTTTGAGCAGGATTATCCGGAGGCCGTCACTATCAAACTGGAGCAGAACTACCGGTCAACGCAAACGATTCTTGATGCCGCCAATGCGGTTATTGAAAACAATACGGAGCGCAAACCCAAGTCGCTGTGGACAGATAATCCGAAGGGGGATTCAATTTCCTATTATTTGGCCCACGATGAACGTGATGAAGCTCAATTTATTGCAGATACTATGATGACATTGAATACCGCACAGCATGTCTCTTATGGGGATATGGCCGTGCTCTACCGGACCAATGCGCAGTCGCGGGTCGTGGAAGAGGCCTTTATGAAAGCCGGTATTGCGTACACCATGGTCGGCGGTCTGAAATTTTATGACCGTAAAGAGATTAAAGATATGCTGGCCTATTTGAAGGTTATTTTTAATCCTGCCGATACAATCAGCCTGCTCAGGATTATCAATGTACCCCGCCGCGGCATTGGTGAAACCAGCATTGCCCGTCTTAATGACTACGCCGTACAGCACGGGATGAGTCTGTTTGATGTGATCAGCAATCCCGATCTGGTGCCTGATCTGACCGCCCGGGCCAAGCGCCCGCTGGAGAACCTGGCGGAGCTGATCTTTAACCTTATGGCGGCAGCCGGTCAATTGCCGGTAGTTCAATTGATCGAAAAGGTCATGGATGAGACCGGATATATTGCCGAACTGGAAAAGGAACATACGCCGCAGGACGAAGCCCGACTGGAGAACTTGCGGGAACTGCTGTCGGTAGCCAAAGAATTTGCTGCCGGCGAAGAGGATAATACACTGGAAAACTTCTTAAGCCATGTTTCACTGGTTTCCGATATTGATACGGCGGAGCTGGAGGAGGCAAGGGTAACTCTGATGACGTTGCATTCAGCCAAGGGACTGGAGTTTCCGGTTGTATTCCTGTGTGGTATGGAGGAAGGGATCTTTCCTCATGCCCGGACCTTGATGAATGAAAGTGAAATCGAAGAGGAACGGCGCATTTGCTATGTGGGAATAACCCGGGCCAGGAGAAAGTTATATTTATCCAATGCGCGGATGCGTACCATTTACGGAAGGACCACCATGTATCCTCCGTCGCGGTTTTTACTGGAAATTCCGCCCCAGATGCTGGAGCGGCAACAGCGCAAAATGGAACGGTACGACAGTGGGTATGCCCGGCAAGGCAGTTTTGGTGTGCAGCGAACGGCTATGCCTGCCGCTGCTCCCCCGATGGTGCGGCAGCCTTTACCTCAGACCGGCGGACAGCAGACGGCAGCTAATTGGCAGGCCGGCGACAAAGTTCAGCATGGCAAATGGGGGATTGGCACTGTTGTGGAGGTACGCGGCAGCGGTGAGGGACAGGAATTGAAAATTGCCTTTCCTAATCAGGGAATTAAACAGCTAATGACCAAATTTGCACCGATTTATAAAGTGTAA
- a CDS encoding DMT family transporter — translation MLYLLLSFCAGLGITFQAGLNTQLRTALGNPVLASLISFAVGSVALLICVLVTNGSIPPLASLTQISWWKWCGGLLGAFYVYAVIMLTPLIGPANMLSLTVLGQLLLSIILEHYGLLGFSIHTVSPFRIAGLALLVSGVYLIQKY, via the coding sequence ATGTTATATTTGCTTTTATCGTTTTGCGCCGGCCTGGGCATTACCTTCCAGGCCGGTCTGAATACCCAACTGCGTACCGCTCTGGGCAATCCGGTACTGGCATCGCTGATCAGCTTTGCGGTCGGTTCAGTGGCACTATTGATCTGCGTTCTGGTAACCAACGGCTCCATTCCGCCTCTGGCCAGTTTAACTCAGATTAGTTGGTGGAAATGGTGCGGCGGGCTGCTGGGGGCCTTTTATGTGTATGCCGTTATCATGCTGACTCCTTTGATCGGTCCGGCCAATATGCTCAGCCTGACCGTACTGGGCCAGTTGCTGCTTTCGATCATCCTGGAACATTACGGACTGCTGGGATTCAGCATTCACACAGTCAGCCCGTTCCGTATCGCCGGCCTGGCCCTGCTAGTCAGCGGCGTATATCTGATTCAGAAATACTAG